ACCGTTGCTTAGCGGCGGCGAAGCACCAGCCGGTAGATCAGCAGCAACAGGAAGGCACCGACGATCGCGGCAATGAAGCCGGCGGCTTCGCCCTCGTCATACCAACCGACCATCTTGCCGAGGAAACCGGCCAGCAGGGCGCCGGCAATGCCGAGCAGGATGGTGATGATGCAGCCGCCCGGATCCTTGCCCGGCATCAGCAGCTTGGCGATCGCACCGGCAATGAGGCCGATCACGATCCATCCGATAATTCCGTAACTTTCGATCATCCCCTTCGCGCTCCCTTACATTTGTCGAATAGGCCCCTGTTGGACCATGGTCGTTGCAGTTTGGCAACAACGCGCTTCGGCAGGACCAGTGCCGCCGTTCGTAGAAAAGCGCTTCACACCGGCGCCGGCTATCTGCAGTTGCCTGTAGTGCCTTATTTGGGTAACACAGTTTCGGCAGACAGCTGTCGGATCCACGGACATGAATGATGAGAGAATGCGGCCAATGAACCGGGAAACCACTTTCGCAAGTTCCGACACGCTGGTCGTGGTCGATCGGTCGAATCGTCGGCGCAACATCATCATCGCGGCCTTGATCGTCGTCGCGGCGCTCGCGGCGGCGTGGTTCCTGTTCGGCAAGGGTGACGATCCCGCCGCGACCGCCGGCGCAGGCCAGGGCGGACGCCGCGGCCAGATTCCGACCGTGTCGATCATCGTTCCGGGACAAAGCCAAGTCGGCCGCACGCTGACCGCCTCGGGCGCGCTGGCCGCGCGTCGCGACCAGCCGGTCGGTGTCGCGGGCGAAGGCGGCCTCGTCCGCGCCGTCACCGTCGATGCTGGCAGCTGGGTCCGCCAGGGCCAGGTGCTCGCCAGCGTCGATCGCTCGGTGCAGACCCAGACCGCCGCCCAGCTCGGCGCGTCGATCCAGGTCGCGCGCGCCGACGCCGCTCTTGCCCAGAACGAATATGAGCGCAGCGCTTCGCTCGTCGGTCGCGGCTTCGTGTCGAAGGCCGATCTCGATCGTAAGCGCGCCGCGCGCGACGCCGCCAACGCCCGCGTCCGCGTCGCCGAAGCGCAGCTTGGCGCCGCTCGTGCGCAAATCGGTCGTCTCGACATCCGCGCGCCCACCAGCGGCCTGATCCTCGCCCGCAATGTCGAAGTCGGTCAGGTCATTTCGGCCGGATCGCCCGCGCTGTTCCGCCTTGCTAGCGGCGGCGATTTTGAAATGCGCGCGCAGATGTCGCAGCAGGATTTGGCCTTCGTCCGCGAGGGGATGCCGGCTTCGGTCACGCCGATCGGCTCGACCCGCGCCTTCTCCGGCCGCGTGTGGCAGGTGTCTCCGATCATCGACCCGACCAGCCGCCAGGGCGAGGTTCGGATTTCGGTTCCCTATGACGCCAGCCTTCGTCCGGGCGGGTTCGCGGAGGCCAAGATTGCCGCCGGCGCGACCACCGCCCCGCTGCTTCCGCAGAGCGCGGTGCTGAGCGACGAGAAAGGCAATTACGTCTTCATCATCAACGCCAAGAACGAGGTCGAACGCCGCGACATCCGCATCGGAAGCGTCGGCGACCAGGGCGTGACCATCGCGCAGGGCCTGTCGGGCCAGGAGCAGGTCGTGCTGTCGGCCGGTCCGTTCCTCAACCCCGGCCAGAAGGTTGCGCCGCGCCGCCAGGCAGCGCGTTGACGCCCACGATTGAGCGAAAGCTGACCCCATGAATTTTCGTAATATCTCATCGTGGTGCATCCAGAACCCGGTGCCGCCGATCGTCCTGTTCATCGGGCTAATGCTCGCGGGGATCGTCGCCTTCATGGGGATGGAGGTCAATAACAACCCGGACATCGATTTCCCGGCGGCCAACGTCAACATCTCGCAGCCCGGCGCCGCGCCGACCGAGATGGAGAACCAGATCACGCAAAAGGTCGAGGCCGCGATTCGCAGCGTCGACGGCGTTGACGAGATCAACAGCTCGGTCCGCGAGGGCAACAGCAACACCTTCGTCCAGTTCGAGATCGGCACCCCGACCGACCGCGCGGTCAACGACGTTCGCGACGCGGTCACGCAGATCCGCGGCGACCTGCCCGAAGGCATCCTCGAGCCGCAGATCAGCCGCGAAGACATCAGCGGCGATCCGATCCTGTTCGTCGCCGCCGAAACCACCGACATGACGCTGGAACAGCTCAGCTGGTATGTCGACAACACCGTGTCACGCCGCCTGCTGGGCGTCGAGGGCGTCGCCGCGGTCAGCCGCGAGGGCGGCGTCGATCGCACCATCCGCGTCATCCTCGACCCCGCCGCGCTCCAGGCGCAGGGAATCACCGCCGCGTCGGTCAATGCGCAGCTTCGCCAGACCAACCTCAATGCCGCAGGCGGCCGCGCCGAGATCGCGGGCTCCGAGCAGGCGGTCCGCGTGCTCGGCAATGCCGCCAATGCCTACGACCTGTCGCAGACTCAGATTGCCGTCCCGGGCGGCCGCACCGTTCGCCTGGCCGACCTTGGCGAGGTCAAGGACGCCTATTCCGAGCAGCGCACCATCGCGAAGATGAACGGCCGCCAGGTCATCAGCTTCAACGTCCAGCGCTCGAAGGGCTCGTCCGAGGTTACCGCCTATGACGACGCCTGGGCAGAGCTTCGCAAGATCGAGAAGGAGGATCCGCGGATCCGCTTCGTCGAGATTATCAACCAGGTCGACTACACCAAGGAACAGTATCACTCGGCGATGATGGGCCTGATCGAGGGCGCGGTCCTCGCGGTTCTCGTGGTGTTCCTGTTCCTTCGCGACTTCCGCGCGACACTGATCGCGGCGATCGCGATCCCGCTGTCGGCCATCCCCGCCTTCTGGTTCATGAGCCTGATGGGCATCACCCTCAACGGCCTGTCGCTGCTCGCGCTTAGCCTGGTCGCGGGGGTGCTCGTCGATGACGCGATCGTGGAGATTGAGAACATCGTCCGGCACATGCGCATGGGCAAGACCGCCTATCAGGCGTCGATGGACGCGGCCGACGAAATCGGCCTCGCGGTCGTCGCGACCACCATGGCGATCGTCGCGGTGTTCCTGCCCGTCGCGCTGATGCCGGGCATCTCGGGCCAATTCTTCAAGAGCTTCGGCTACACCGTCGTCATCGCGGTGCTGATGAGCCTGTTCGTCGCGCGCATGATCACGCCATTGATTGCCGCTTATTTCCTGAAGGCCCACGGCATCCAGGAACATGCCGGCGGCAAGGGGATGGAGAAGTATCTCGGCATCCTGCGCTGGAGCCTCGATACCTCCAAGGCAGAAAATTACCGCCGCGAGCATCCGGGCAAGATGAGCGCCGTCTGGTCGCTGACGAAGGACCACCGCTTTGCGATGGTGCTCGCCGGGATCGGCGCGTTCGTCCTTCAGGGCGTGCTGTTCGCGACGCTGTCGATGTCGTTCCAGCCGCCGGTCAACGTCGACTTCAGCCGCGTCCGCATCGGCATGCCGCCGGGCACGACGCTGGAGCAGACCGCCGCCGTTGCCGACCGCGCCGCGGAGATCATCGAAAAGGATCCGTCGGTCGACCGCGTCTTCCAGCGCATCTTCGTCGGATCGGGCTTCCTCAACATCGTGCTGAAGAAGGACCGCGAAGTCACCTCGACCGAGTTCGAGCGCAACCTTGCCCCGCAGGTGTCGGCCATCGCCGACGCGCAGGTGAACTTCATCAGCCAGGCTGGTGGCGGTCCGGGCGGCGGCGGGCGCGACATGACGCTCTACCTCGGCAGCGACAATCCCGAACTGCTGATGGCGACTGCGAACAAGATCGTCGACGAGATGACCCCGCTCAGCCAGCTTCGCGCCCCGCGCGTGCAGGGTGATCTGGTGCGTCCGGAAATCACGATCGCGCCGCGCTTCGACCTGGCCGCCGACCTCGGCGTCACGACGACCGCGCTCAGCCAGACGATCCGCATCGCGACGCTGGGCGACATTGCGCAGAACAGCGCAAAGTTCTCGCTGGCCGATCGCCAGGTGCCGATCACCGTCTCGCTGCCCGAAAGCTCGCGCAAGGATCTCGCCACGCTCGAGAATCTGCCGGTGCCGACGTCGAGTGGCGGCTCGGTGCCGCTGAAATCGGTCGCCGAGATCGGCTTCGGCTCGGGTCCGACGACGGTCCAGCGGACCGACCAGATCCGCCGCATCGCGATCGGCGCCGACCTGTCGCCGGGCCTGGTGTCGGGCGACGTGTGGCCGCTGATCAACAACCTGCCGACGGTCAAGAATCTGCCCGACGGCGTCCAGAAGCTCGAGCTTGGCGACAGCAAGTGGCAGGCCGAACTGCTCTACTACTTCGCGATCGCGCTGGGATCGGGCGTGCTGCTGGTGTTCGCGGTCCTCGTGCTGCTCTACCGCCGCTTCCTGTCGCCGCTGGTCAACATGGGCTCGCTGCTGCTCGCTCCGCTCGGCGCAGCGATTGCACTTCACCTGACCGGCAACCCGATCTCGCTGCCGGTGCTGATCGGCATCCTGATGCTGTTCGGGATCGTCGCCAAGAACTCGATCCTGCTGGTCGACTTCGCGGTCGAGATGATGGGGCACGGCGTCGAGAAAAACGAGGCGATCGTCGAAGCGGGCCACAAGCGCGCGCAGCCGATCGTCATGACGACGGTGGCGATGGTCGCGGGCATGGTTCCGATCGCGCTGTCGCTCAGCGGCGACGGCAGCTGGCGCGCGCCGATGGGCGTGACCGTGATCGGTGGCCTGCTGTTCTCGACCTTGCTGACGCTGCTGCTGGTCCCCGCCTTCTTCTCGATCGCGATCGACATCGAGACGTGGTTGGGCTCGAAGTTCAGCAAGCTCGTCGACAATGGCGAGCCGCACAAGCCGATGGACGAGCCGGTTCCCGAACCCGCGGAGTGACATCGGCGTCGGCGAAGCTAAGGTGGCCGCGATGACCGCGCGGCCACCAGCACTCTCCCGATTCAATCCTTCCCAGCCCGGCGCTGCCGGCATGAAGGCTGCCGCGACCGGCCTGCTCGTCGCGATGGCGGGCGTCTTCATCGTCGCTCGAATCTACGAGCCCGCCTATCCCTGGGTCGGGTTCGTCAAGGCGTTCGCCGAAGCGGCGATGGTCGGCGGGCTGGCCGATTGGTTCGCGGTGACTGCCTTGTTCCGCCACCCGCTCGGCCTTCCGATCCCCCACACCGCGATCATCCCGCGCAACAAGGATCGCATCGGCGAGACGCTGGCGAACTTCCTGCAGACCAATTTCCTGATTGCGCCCGTGGTGGCGCGACGGATGCGCCACATCGACCTGGCGGGCGCGGCGGGCCGTTTCCTGCAGGCACCACAGGGCGAGGAAACGCGGATCAGACGCGGGGCAAGCCGCCTCATTGCCGACCTGTTCGAAGGACTCGACGACGAGCGGCTTGGTGGGCTCGTCAAAAGCTCGATCGCCAATCGTATCCGCTCGATGGAGGTGTCTCCCTTGCTCGGCCACGCGCTTGCGTCGGCGATCAACGAAGACCGCCACGTGCCGATGCTCGAGGCCGCGATCCGCTGGACCGCGCGCGCGCTCGACGCAAACGAAGGCCTGATTCGCGAAATGGTGCACAAACGCGCCAACTGGGTGCTCAAGCTTGCCGGACTCGATGCCAAGCTTGGCGATGCGATCATCGACGGCCTGCGCAAGCTCAGCGTCGACATGCAGGCCGATCCCGCGCACCCGGTGCGGGTCAAGATCGAACAGGCGCTAGCCGACCTCGCCAACGACCTTCAGACCAAGCCCGAAACGCGCGAGCGGGTCGAGGCGATGAAGGTCGAGCTGCTCGACAACAAGTCGGTTTCGTTGTGGCTCGATACGCTGTGGCAGAAGGGGCGTGAGGCGATCATCCGCGCCGCGCGCAATCCCGATGCGGCGATGGCGGGCAAGCTTGGCGACGTGCTGAAATCGATGGGCGCAAGCCTCGATACCGACGCGTCGATGAAGCGCGCGATCAACCAGTTCGCCCGGCGCGCGGTGGCCGGCATGGCGGCAAGCTATGGCGGGTCGATCGTCAAGCTGGTCAGCGAGACGATTCGCGGCTGGGACGCGCGCACGATCACCGACCGGCTGGAGAGCGCGGTCGGGCGCGATCTTCAGTATATCCGGATCAACGGCACGCTCGTCGGCGGCCTGGTCGGCCTCACGCTGCACGCCCTCGACACGCTGTAGTTGCGCCGCGCGAACGCCGCGCTACGCTCCGCCACATATCATCTCGGGGGGAATTTTATGATCAAGACCTTGCTTGCGTCGGCCGCGCTGACGATCGCCGCGCCTGTCGTCGCGCAGACCGCCGCGGCGCCCGCCCCTGCCCCTGCCCCTGCCGTCACCGTCATCCACGCTGGCAGCTTGTTGGCGGAGCCGGGCAAGGCCCCGCGCCGCAATGTCAGCATCGTCGTGCGAGGGCGCACCATCGCCGAAGTCCGCGACGGCTTCATCGACACTCCCGGCGCTCGCGTGGTCGATCTTCGTGGCGCGACCGTGCTGCCCGGCCTGATTGACAGCCACGTCCACTTCAACGGGCTCGACGACCGGCTTCAATCGCGATTGCAGGCGCCGTTTCGCGACAATGAGGATGAGGCGTTCACCGCGCTGCTCAACGCTCGCAAGACGCTGCTTGCGGGCTTCACCACCGTTCGCGACCTTGGCGGCGACGCGCGCACGATCCTGTCGCTGCGCGATGCGATCGAGGCCGGGCAATTCGCCGGGCCGACGATCGCCAGCGCGGCGGATATGGTGTCGGTCGGCGGCGGGCACGGCGACGTCAACGGCCTCAACCGCGACCTCACCGACATCTACAAGCCGCGCGCGACCAACGTCTGCAACGGCCCGGACGATTGCCGCCGCGCGGTTCGGGCGCAAATCAGCGCGGGCGCGGACGTGATCAAGTTCGCCGCGACCGGCGGCGTGCTGTCGAACGTTCCCGGCGGCCTCAACCAGCAGATGATGGACGACGAAATGCGCGCCGTGGTTACGACCGCCCGCACCTTCGGCCGCAAGGTCGCCGCCCATGCGCACGGCGTGGAGGGCGTCAATGCCGCCCTTCGCGCCGGGGTCAATTCGATCGAGCACGGCACCTTCACCAACGAAGAGAGCTTCCGCCTCTACAAGCAGACCGGCGCTTACTACGTGCCGACGCTGCTCGCCCCAGCGGCCGCACTCGCCGACGGGCAACGCGGCGCGCTGACGCCGGCCCAGTTCGAAAAAGCGCGCGCCGCCGCGGGCAATGCCGAGAAGAGCTTTGCCGAGGCGCACCGGCGCGGCGTAAAGATCGCGTTCGGCACCGACACCGGGGTCAGCCCGCACGGCCGCAATGCCGAGGAGTTCGCGCTGATGGTCCGGAACGGCATGAGCCCCGCGCAGGCGATCCGCACGGCAACGGTCGACGCCGCCGACCTGCTCGGCGTGTCGGCGAAGGTGGGGACGATCGAGCCGGGCAAGGACGCCGATATCATCGCGGTGGACGGCGACCCGACGCAGAATGTCCGCCTGCTCGAATCGGTTGGCTTCGTGATGAAAGCGGGCCGCGTTCACAAGCAAGGCGGCGCGCGGCAACTGACCGAGGTCGACTGACCGTACCACCCGGAGGGGCTGTCCGGCGGGCAGCCCTATCCGGCGGAAACGCGCTCGATCGTCGCTCCGACGCCCTGCAGCTTTTCCTCGAGCCGCTCGTACCCGCGGTCGAGGTGGTAGACCCGCAGCACTTCGGTCTCGCCTTCGGCGCATAGCCCGGCAAGCACGAGGCTCATCGACGCACGAAGGTCGGTGGCCATCACTTGCGCGCCGGTCATCGACTTGACCCCGTGGACGATCGCGGAGCGCCCGCGCACGTCGATCTCGGCGCCCATGCGGCGAAGCTCGGGGACGTGCATGTAGCGGTTCTCGAAGATCGTTTCCTCAAGGAAGCTTTCGCCTTCCGCGCGGCACAGCATCGCCATGAATTGCGCCTGCATGTCGGTCGGGAACCCCGGATAGGGAGCGGTCGAAATCGCCAGCGGCTTGAGCGGGCGATCGGCGGTCACTTTGATGCCGTCGTCGGTCATCTCGATCAGCAGGCCAGCCGCCGCCAGGGCGTTGGTGATCGCCAGCATGTCCGCTGGTCGAGCCCCGACCAGCTCGATCGATCCACCGGTGATCCCGGCGGCGCAGGCATAGCTCCCCGCCTCGATCCGGTCGGGCATGACGGCGTAGGTGCAGCCGTCGAGCCCTTCGACCCCGTCGACGATCAGGTGCGACGAACCGATTCCTTCGATCTTCGCGCCCATCGCCACCAGCAGGTTGCACAGATCGACGATCTCGGGCTCGCGCGCCGCGTTGAAGAATTGGCTGCGGCCGCTGGCGAGGACCGCGGCCATCAGCACGTTCTCGGTCGCGCCGACCGACACGACCGGGAAGGTATAATCGCCGCCGGTCAGGCGTCCCTTGGGCGCGCTCGCCTTCACATAGCCGGCCGCCAGTTCGATGTCGGCGCCAATGGCTTCGAGAGCCTTCAAGTGAAGGTCGATCGGGCGATCACCGATCGCGCAGCCGCCCGGAAGCGACACGGTCGACTCGCCCGCTCGCGCCAGCATCGGCCCGAGCACCAGGATCGACGCGCGCATCTTGCGGACCATATCGTACGGCGCGACGGTCGACGCGATCTCGCGCGCGCTGAGCGTCATTCGGCGACCATATTCGCCTTTCTTGACGCCGGCGACCTTGGTCGAGGCGCCGAGGCCATTGAGAAGATGTGAGAAATTGTCGACGTCGGCGAGACGCGGAAGGTTGGTCAGCGTCAGCTTGTCGGCCGTCAGCAGCGCGCAGGGAAGCAGCGTCAATGCGCTGTTCTTGGCGCCCGAAATGGGAATGCGGCCTTCGAGGCGCTTGCCGCCCTTGATGCGAATGGAGTCCATCGTCCGCGCCTAAGTGGAACGCGGTCCGCTTTCAAGTGAGCGAGCTTGTCAGGCCTTTTCGAGCGTCGCCTGAAGCGGGTGCTGGTTCTCACGCGCGAAGTCGATCACCTGACTGACCTTGGTCTCGGCGACCTCGTAGGTAAAGACGCCGCATACGCCGACGCCCTTCTGATGAACCTGGAGCATGACGCGGGTCGCGTCCTCGATTCCCATCGAGAAATAGCGCTGCAGGATCAGCACAACGAATTCCATCGGCGTGTAGTCGTCGTTGAGCAGCAGAACTTTATACTGACTGGGCTTCTTGGTCCGCGGCTTGGTGCGCGTGACGACGCCGATCTCGACATCGTCGATACCGTCGCCCTGCCCCGGCTCGTCACCGGCATTGAGAATCACGTCGCTGATCATGCTGCTTGTCCGAATATGGCATCGCGCCGACCGGCTGCAAGCGCCGACGAAGAAAAGCACGCGCCCAAATGAAAGCGGCCGCCCCCTCACGAGGAGGAAGCGGCCGCGAACTTGGTTGCCCTGGGAGAGGGAGAGTTAGGCAACCAGGTCGTTCATGCGCTCGGCATTGACGCTGGCGCGGTTCTGAAGCGGCTGGGCCGCTTCGCCGGCCAGCTTCACGACGCGCTCGGTCAGCTGCGAGCTCTGCGCAACCATGCGGTCGAACGAGGCGCGGACCAGTTCCGACTGGATCTGGAAGAATTCGGTCGGCGACTTGGCTTCGGCCAGCGTCTTGAACGCGTCTGAAGCCTGCTCGATGCCGTCACGGCTCGACGACAGGACGTCCTGGCCGATCGAACGCGCGCCGGTGGCGGCGATACGGCCGGCTTCGACAATCGCTTCGACGTTCGCCTTGGCGATGTCGGTCATTTCTTCGGCCACCTTCTGGGTCTTGCCGACCAGCTGCTGGCCACGGTCGCCGGCATCGCCGAGGACGTTCTGGAACTTGTCGGCGGCCGGGAACTGGAAGCCGGCGAAGAGCGAGTTGAAATCATAAGCCATGGTCTTGGTCCTTTCGATGGGGGCAGCGGCCGCTTCGACGGTCGCCTTGCTCACGCGACGAGCGGTCTTCGCTGCGCGCTTGTTGTTCTTGGTCACCGCTTCGACGACCTTGGCCGATG
Above is a genomic segment from Sphingomonas sp. LY29 containing:
- a CDS encoding phasin family protein gives rise to the protein MADEIKNDTVIESTIDKATAPLKAAATAVEQTAKKAAQAPAKAVRARRARKASAKVVEAVTKNNKRAAKTARRVSKATVEAAAAPIERTKTMAYDFNSLFAGFQFPAADKFQNVLGDAGDRGQQLVGKTQKVAEEMTDIAKANVEAIVEAGRIAATGARSIGQDVLSSSRDGIEQASDAFKTLAEAKSPTEFFQIQSELVRASFDRMVAQSSQLTERVVKLAGEAAQPLQNRASVNAERMNDLVA
- the murA gene encoding UDP-N-acetylglucosamine 1-carboxyvinyltransferase encodes the protein MDSIRIKGGKRLEGRIPISGAKNSALTLLPCALLTADKLTLTNLPRLADVDNFSHLLNGLGASTKVAGVKKGEYGRRMTLSAREIASTVAPYDMVRKMRASILVLGPMLARAGESTVSLPGGCAIGDRPIDLHLKALEAIGADIELAAGYVKASAPKGRLTGGDYTFPVVSVGATENVLMAAVLASGRSQFFNAAREPEIVDLCNLLVAMGAKIEGIGSSHLIVDGVEGLDGCTYAVMPDRIEAGSYACAAGITGGSIELVGARPADMLAITNALAAAGLLIEMTDDGIKVTADRPLKPLAISTAPYPGFPTDMQAQFMAMLCRAEGESFLEETIFENRYMHVPELRRMGAEIDVRGRSAIVHGVKSMTGAQVMATDLRASMSLVLAGLCAEGETEVLRVYHLDRGYERLEEKLQGVGATIERVSAG
- a CDS encoding GlsB/YeaQ/YmgE family stress response membrane protein — its product is MIESYGIIGWIVIGLIAGAIAKLLMPGKDPGGCIITILLGIAGALLAGFLGKMVGWYDEGEAAGFIAAIVGAFLLLLIYRLVLRRR
- the clpS gene encoding ATP-dependent Clp protease adapter ClpS; amino-acid sequence: MISDVILNAGDEPGQGDGIDDVEIGVVTRTKPRTKKPSQYKVLLLNDDYTPMEFVVLILQRYFSMGIEDATRVMLQVHQKGVGVCGVFTYEVAETKVSQVIDFARENQHPLQATLEKA
- a CDS encoding efflux RND transporter periplasmic adaptor subunit, producing the protein MNRETTFASSDTLVVVDRSNRRRNIIIAALIVVAALAAAWFLFGKGDDPAATAGAGQGGRRGQIPTVSIIVPGQSQVGRTLTASGALAARRDQPVGVAGEGGLVRAVTVDAGSWVRQGQVLASVDRSVQTQTAAQLGASIQVARADAALAQNEYERSASLVGRGFVSKADLDRKRAARDAANARVRVAEAQLGAARAQIGRLDIRAPTSGLILARNVEVGQVISAGSPALFRLASGGDFEMRAQMSQQDLAFVREGMPASVTPIGSTRAFSGRVWQVSPIIDPTSRQGEVRISVPYDASLRPGGFAEAKIAAGATTAPLLPQSAVLSDEKGNYVFIINAKNEVERRDIRIGSVGDQGVTIAQGLSGQEQVVLSAGPFLNPGQKVAPRRQAAR
- a CDS encoding amidohydrolase family protein encodes the protein MIKTLLASAALTIAAPVVAQTAAAPAPAPAPAVTVIHAGSLLAEPGKAPRRNVSIVVRGRTIAEVRDGFIDTPGARVVDLRGATVLPGLIDSHVHFNGLDDRLQSRLQAPFRDNEDEAFTALLNARKTLLAGFTTVRDLGGDARTILSLRDAIEAGQFAGPTIASAADMVSVGGGHGDVNGLNRDLTDIYKPRATNVCNGPDDCRRAVRAQISAGADVIKFAATGGVLSNVPGGLNQQMMDDEMRAVVTTARTFGRKVAAHAHGVEGVNAALRAGVNSIEHGTFTNEESFRLYKQTGAYYVPTLLAPAAALADGQRGALTPAQFEKARAAAGNAEKSFAEAHRRGVKIAFGTDTGVSPHGRNAEEFALMVRNGMSPAQAIRTATVDAADLLGVSAKVGTIEPGKDADIIAVDGDPTQNVRLLESVGFVMKAGRVHKQGGARQLTEVD
- a CDS encoding efflux RND transporter permease subunit, with the protein product MNFRNISSWCIQNPVPPIVLFIGLMLAGIVAFMGMEVNNNPDIDFPAANVNISQPGAAPTEMENQITQKVEAAIRSVDGVDEINSSVREGNSNTFVQFEIGTPTDRAVNDVRDAVTQIRGDLPEGILEPQISREDISGDPILFVAAETTDMTLEQLSWYVDNTVSRRLLGVEGVAAVSREGGVDRTIRVILDPAALQAQGITAASVNAQLRQTNLNAAGGRAEIAGSEQAVRVLGNAANAYDLSQTQIAVPGGRTVRLADLGEVKDAYSEQRTIAKMNGRQVISFNVQRSKGSSEVTAYDDAWAELRKIEKEDPRIRFVEIINQVDYTKEQYHSAMMGLIEGAVLAVLVVFLFLRDFRATLIAAIAIPLSAIPAFWFMSLMGITLNGLSLLALSLVAGVLVDDAIVEIENIVRHMRMGKTAYQASMDAADEIGLAVVATTMAIVAVFLPVALMPGISGQFFKSFGYTVVIAVLMSLFVARMITPLIAAYFLKAHGIQEHAGGKGMEKYLGILRWSLDTSKAENYRREHPGKMSAVWSLTKDHRFAMVLAGIGAFVLQGVLFATLSMSFQPPVNVDFSRVRIGMPPGTTLEQTAAVADRAAEIIEKDPSVDRVFQRIFVGSGFLNIVLKKDREVTSTEFERNLAPQVSAIADAQVNFISQAGGGPGGGGRDMTLYLGSDNPELLMATANKIVDEMTPLSQLRAPRVQGDLVRPEITIAPRFDLAADLGVTTTALSQTIRIATLGDIAQNSAKFSLADRQVPITVSLPESSRKDLATLENLPVPTSSGGSVPLKSVAEIGFGSGPTTVQRTDQIRRIAIGADLSPGLVSGDVWPLINNLPTVKNLPDGVQKLELGDSKWQAELLYYFAIALGSGVLLVFAVLVLLYRRFLSPLVNMGSLLLAPLGAAIALHLTGNPISLPVLIGILMLFGIVAKNSILLVDFAVEMMGHGVEKNEAIVEAGHKRAQPIVMTTVAMVAGMVPIALSLSGDGSWRAPMGVTVIGGLLFSTLLTLLLVPAFFSIAIDIETWLGSKFSKLVDNGEPHKPMDEPVPEPAE
- a CDS encoding DUF445 domain-containing protein, which gives rise to MKAAATGLLVAMAGVFIVARIYEPAYPWVGFVKAFAEAAMVGGLADWFAVTALFRHPLGLPIPHTAIIPRNKDRIGETLANFLQTNFLIAPVVARRMRHIDLAGAAGRFLQAPQGEETRIRRGASRLIADLFEGLDDERLGGLVKSSIANRIRSMEVSPLLGHALASAINEDRHVPMLEAAIRWTARALDANEGLIREMVHKRANWVLKLAGLDAKLGDAIIDGLRKLSVDMQADPAHPVRVKIEQALADLANDLQTKPETRERVEAMKVELLDNKSVSLWLDTLWQKGREAIIRAARNPDAAMAGKLGDVLKSMGASLDTDASMKRAINQFARRAVAGMAASYGGSIVKLVSETIRGWDARTITDRLESAVGRDLQYIRINGTLVGGLVGLTLHALDTL